TCGCCTGCCTCCGGTTCGACTACGGCGAGTGGGGCGACGGCTACGGCGAGCGCGAGGACGTCCGCAACGCGATCCGGTGGGCCGCAAACCGGGACGATGGGGAGGGCGCTGACGGCTGCCCGATCGGCGTCTTCGGCTACAGCTTCGGGGCGTCGCAGGCGCTGCTCGCGTCGGCGACCGTCGACCGGCCGGTCGCGGGCGTCGCCGCCCTCGCGCCGACGGCGACGCTCGAGGAGGATCTCGACGCCGTCGCGGCGCTCTCGACCCTCGAGTCGCCGGCGCTGGTACTCCACGGCGAGCGGGACACGACCGTCGACTGG
This DNA window, taken from Natronococcus sp. CG52, encodes the following:
- a CDS encoding alpha/beta hydrolase → MSDVLVPGRRDVRGRLDEPDGETDAIVIACPPHPQHGGSRTDQRLMAVTEALCEAGIACLRFDYGEWGDGYGEREDVRNAIRWAANRDDGEGADGCPIGVFGYSFGASQALLASATVDRPVAGVAALAPTATLEEDLDAVAALSTLESPALVLHGERDTTVDWEPVVERARERGDDVVSLPADHFFLGTRDEIARAVVDFFERLLVEP